From a single Lolium rigidum isolate FL_2022 chromosome 7, APGP_CSIRO_Lrig_0.1, whole genome shotgun sequence genomic region:
- the LOC124677248 gene encoding cis-zeatin O-glucosyltransferase 1-like, with translation MESQVAVVTVPFPAQGHLNQLLHLSLLLAGRGIPVHFAAPEPHLREARARVHGWDAAALLAIRFRALDVPAHASPDPDPSSPFPTHMQPLFEAFCDGGGARASLAALLEELSASHRRVVVLHDRMAAFAAGEAARLPNGEALGVHCLAASYNVGWMDPGHRLLREHGMVFHPADACATREFVALAKRMGQERRRAPGAGMVVNTCRALEGEFLDVLAAQSASSSDGHKLFAVGPLNPLLNPVPDTPAERHPCLEWLDGQPPSSVLYISFGTTSSLRAEQVRELAAALRDTKQRFVRALRDADRADMREPGGERRLAESAASLLGDAAAQGTGVVVTGWAPQLEILAHGATAAFMSHCGWNSTVEGLSHGKAILAWPMHSDLQDQFQHDQPWDAELVCKYLRAGMLVRPWEERGDVTPAAAIGVAIERAMRSDEGAAVRERARALGDAVCAARGNGGSSSRDMDDLVAYVTR, from the exons ATGGAATCCCAGGTCGCCGTCGTGACGGTGCCGTTCCCGGCGCAGGGCCACCTGAACCAGCTCCTGCACCTGTCGCTGCTGCTCGCGGGCCGGGGCATCCCCGTGCACTTCGCCGCGCCGGAGCCGCACCTCCGGGAGGCCCGCGCGCGCGTGCACGGCTGGGACGCGGCGGCGCTCCTCGCCATCCGCTTCCGCGCGCTCGACGTCCCGGCGCACGCGTCCCCGGACCCCGACCCCTCCTCGCCGTTCCCGACCCACATGCAGCCCCTCTTCGAGGCCttctgcgacggcggcggcgcgcgcgcctCGCTCGCGGCGCTCCTAGAGGAGCTCTCGGCGTCCCACCGCCGCGTCGTGGTCCTGCACGACCGCATGGCGGCGTTCGCGGCCGGGGAGGCCGCGCGGCTGCCCAACGGGGAGGCGCTCGGGGTGCACTGCCTCGCCGCGTCCTACAACGTCGGGTGGATGGAccccggccaccgcctcctgcgGGAGCACGGGATGGTGTTCCACCCGGCCGACGCCTGCGCGACCAGGGAGTTCGTGGCGCTCGCCAAGCGGATGGGCCAggagcgccgccgcgcgccgggaGCCGGCATGGTGGTGAACACCTGCCGCGCGCTCGAGGGCGAGTTCCTCGACGTGCTCGCCGCCCagagcgcctcctcctccgacggccACAAGCTGTTCGCCGTCGGGCCTCTGAACCCGCTGCTAAACCCCGTCCCCGACACTCCCGCGGAGCGGCACCCGTGCCTGGAGTGGCTCGACGGGCAGCCGCCGTCGTCGGTGCTGTACATTTCGTTCGGCACGACGTCGTCTCTCCGGGCAGAGCAGGTCAGGGAGCTGGCCGCCGCGCTGCGGGACACCAAGCAGCGGTTCGTCCGGGCGCTGCGCGACGCCGACCGCGCCGACATGCGCGAGCCCGGCGGCGAGCGCCGGCTCGCGGAATCGGCGGCGTCCCTgctcggcgacgcggcggcgcaaGGGACGGGTGTCGTGGTGACCGGGTGGGCGCCGCAGCTGGAGATCCTGGCGCACGGTGCGACGGCGGCGTTCATGAgccactgcgggtggaactcgaCGGTGGAGGGGCTGAGCCACGGGAAGGCCATCCTGGCGTGGCCGATGCACAGCGACCT CCAAGATCAATTCCAACACGACCAGCCGTGGGACGCGGAGCTCGTGTGCAAGTACCTCCGGGCGGGGATGCTCGTGCGGCCGTGGGAGGAGCGAGGGGACGTCACGCCGGCGGCCGCCATCGGCGTGGCTATCGAGAGGGCGATGCGATCGGACGAAGGGGCGGCGGTCCGGGAGAGGGCAAGGGCGCTTGGGGACGCTGTGTGCGCCGCCCGTGGCAATGGCGGATCGTCGAGCCGGGACATGGACGACCTTGTCGCCTACGTGACGAGGTGA